The nucleotide window gtaatgctctgtatttggtggaaccaagagtcatatctattatgaactgctgaaatctggccagaccatcgcagggaacctgtaccgaacgcaactgattcgtttgaagcgagcaatgGCCGAAAAAGTCtagaatatgcggtcagacataAAACCCTaaaattccatcatgacaacgctcggccaaatgttgcaatatctgttaaaaactatttagaaaaaaatggttgggaagtttccaactccgactactatttgataCGATcgttgcagaacgctctctctggggcACGCAcgcttcagaacagagtatccgaaattgccttttttattatattaaaatatgagcagttcttttgtcttggaatccatatgtttccagaaagatgggaaaaggtaatAGCTAACAAcggccaatactttaaataaatttatattgtacaaatgtttcaaaacaaaagcaTTTTTAAGTATTAACGTCATTAAATTGACTAGTCTATCAATAAAGACCTTATCCATATCACTATTAGAATATCtttatatacaacaaaaaataattgctcACCTGTCCTTTTGAAACGTATATTGGTGTCCGATATATAATCCATGTAACACTCTCAAAATATGGTGCAGTTGTTAGAGATCctttatatgtataataatgtTTGCTCAATTCCTGCAAACCCATCCACGACAGACAATCTATATTTGcgggaaaataaaacaaattcgtaaaatttaataaaaagcttACAGTAGGATTTCACAAACCTATACCTGAATCAACCGAAGCAGtagtatgtattttttgtaCAATACGAATACCTTCTGTAATTTTCTTGAATTCCGGACAATCCTTTTCTCCACAAGCCTGTATGAAGAATGCGGCAACAGCCAAGCCATCGGGTTTATTTTTAGCTTCTGAGAAATCTTTATACTTGGCATTGTAGTGTACAGCATGTGCCTCCATTGAATATTTGATACCCTCGAGAGTATGTTCACAGCCCGATTCATCGGTATCGGCCCAATGGAAATGCAGCTGTTCGAAAACATATTTCTGGTCGCCCAAACAACCGTGTAGTATGTAAGGCTGCTCCTTGCGTTTACTAAACGTTACCATGGCCGAGGTGCCAGTGTTGACGACACGCGCCACACCCACCGGCTCCCAATGGCCATGATACTCCAAGGGATCGATGTCATCGATATGTTCGATAACACGATTGCTAATTTCAATAGGTGACTGAACTGGCATGTTAACGTTACTGCGGCGTTAGTGACGTAAGCGTAAGCCTTATTAACGGTTTAAGGagttgttttaaaattgttatacggATGAATGAAATTCAACAAGGTGGTTGTTGTTGTAACGCAAGGCAAAGATTAAGTGATATTAACTGAATTGTAGGATTTTTTCTTAACTTTATAAACACAAACGTGTTGTGATTTAAATAGCCAAGTAAACTGCGACGTGGTGGCGAATTTTATTAAACTCgttgaaaaattaaagaagaatTCTTGTTTCAGCAAAAACGCTTTTTCAAAGCACCCAAAGCACTCAAACACAAAGGGCTTAAAtatctgtaataaaaaaattggaaataaattatttaattattgttaACGCCATAAAGGCtgtattaaaactaaacttataaacaaatataaaacaaaaacaaaataaaacaaacatctTTTGTCTAtctaataaacaaacaaataaacaaactacTTGTAATTATAACGAGTTTTTAATTCAATGCGATTGTTGCGTGCATcgcttttatattttattttattttttttttagttttagtcatcatcttaataaataaaaaacgccTTTAGTTACTCAAGTGTTTGTcctttcatatttataattgtaatttataccttttatatattttgaatgaTTATTCGTGCTTCTCTACTacgtttcttatttttattgtcaatattaaCTCActctcttttttattattaataaaagtgataagcagggaaaccggaaatatgctctaaaaaaagcgttttaggcgctttaaatatgcagtaaaaactttaaaatatgctcttaaaatttaaaaaatatgctcttaaaaaacaaacttttacataatttttaaccaaaaaaaatttacttaaattttcaaataaaaatcgttgtctattggatctgaaaacatttttaaacatagaaaatgttcgttcgACATCAACtaatgttacaggagcaaatttaaaagacaatatttctttaacacttagaacggttaagtttgaattagaactaaaatttgatatttagatggagctattattaaaatagtgcttattttatattaaaacaagtaagagagctatattcggctgtgccgaatcttatataccctttatataattaatacttcaaaataaaaaatttaaatatttttaggtgaacaaaaattttttttcagtttttttattttttggataaaaaaatttttcgaattgttattttaaatttaaaaaaaaattctgttttttaaatttttttttttggtgaaaagccatctatttttcaattttgaattttaaacaaaggaagtaaaaacctgtaacacaacagtgaaaaataagtaagacaaaatttgtttttgataaactcaaaatatgctattaaacagtaaaatatgctctaaaaacgcaaaatatgacataaatatgctcttaaaacaaatatatgcaaaaatatgtatttaagggtaaaatatgcaaaaatatgcactaacaaatcgatgccaaaattcttaaatagttctgaaacgtgtaaatatcttatccatgtgctcattagaatcaccagaaaaaacatgcatttgcatattttggtttccctggtgataagTAAGAGTGTTGTATTCGGCTGTCTGGAATTTTGTATACCCGCCATCAGTGtgttgacaataaaatattttgactcTTATATGTGTTACGTGGgtggtagggtcaattatggaccgatgcgGACAAAAGTTGAtaaaaagatttaggttcataaaaaaaatagtttttgtccaatttcatcacgatattaattattataagaaaattatgaatgttcaaatcattatctgagggggaccttgtatggggactagggacacaTGTTGCCCGAGTTtcaccatactttacagtataatttcagagaacTTAGAACCAATTTCTGCTTCTTTCGTTTGGGCAATATCCTGTTTTTAATAGacagacatagctagatcgtataagaatcttatgaggacccagaatatatacactttttggttctacaaccaatattttgatgtggtacaaatggaataacaaaatcaatatactccCTTCATTTTTGAAGGTGAGCATAAAAACTGAATACACCATTTTCAACTacattgtttaaaaaagtagtgaaATTAAAGGATCTAAAAAGAGTGTATCAGCATATTATTGTTGCTCGTTTATTTACTGTTCCCAGATAGACTATAATTTAAAACAGTTATTATaatcaatttaaattgattGTCTTTTAATgataatgtatttttaattattacatacctacatattttaattttacaaattaaacatatttgacaatttttatttgttttgatttgtaaaaaacttgtttcttaacaaaaacacaaataatgGTTTACTTGAGTCATGTTAACATCCCATTAAATTTGAATCAGTGTAGACTAATGTGAAGATTCTTCTTATCATTGCTGTTTGTGTGACGATAAGATatgattttgtaaataaacttgtatgtataaccaaatttttaaaattaaattggaatTGGTGTTTTCTAGAGAACCACCATAACCACAATAAACCTTATTTCCACTAAAAACCATTCATCAATTGATGAATACTATTTTAGAACACATTCACTTAAGTAAAATgaacaacaaattaaattgaacattttcacatttacagttgcaaattattcttatttttttttttattattatttactttttagcttgTGTATGATGTGGAAAAAAGGTGAGCCTTCATTTGGATCGTGTTGCTCAGTTAATAGGAACAAATACACTTGTACACTTGTAGTTTTGTGTTTGAATAACCGGCGTCATTGGTGCAACAATGGCAACAAACATTTGTTAACAATGCcatcaataaataattaaatgcgTATTTCTCAAGCAGAGTCTTTATTCATGGgtgaattttaaatgaaattgattgATTTGAAAGGGAATTCTTAATATTagcaaagaaatttattttaattattcaaagaaaatagcTATTTAATGAATGTGTTAGAATTAAGACAATAAATCTAGATGTTattaaaaaagcaaataaataaattaataaatttatcaaataaattaaaatatacaaaaactgaaattaatttttcaatttcattcaaacaattggaaataattaaactttTCTGATTTGTATTTCTAACTTTATGTAATCATTTTGTAGATTTTCGCAAAGATTTGTTTCATTAgttataaattattgttttaaaatacgatgtatgtatttgttaaataaaaaagggctcatttttgaattaatattaatgatACAAGCCAACTGTTTCAAGTAATTATAAAGAACATGACACATAAAATCAGTAATTAtgacagttttatttaaattgtataataCTTAGCCCCAATTTTCTCAATCTCAGGTTATTGTtctttcgtaacgatatacttgcaattattatactttttgtatgagaactgtctgTATATCGTCACTATACAaacagagattgagaaaattacCTTATTGTGGTAAAAAGATTATTATATCATTTATTAAAGattacgtcttatactaaagataATTTCTTATACTAAATACTACGTCATATATTATAGACTACGTCATATATTAAAGACTACGTCATAtattaaagactacgtcttatattAAAGACTACGTCATATACTTCAGGAATCACAAAGGGAACGATTATTGTACCCAAGTGAGCTGTAGGAGACGATGGTTTTGGACGGTAGCCTGATTACCGTACCATACGTCATATACTAAAGAAGACGTCATATACTAAAGtatacgtcttatactaaagactgcgATTATACGAATGACTGCATCTCAAacaagttcaaaacaaaaataaaatatagtcgaatgaattaaatattagttacgctataattaaattaaatttttaaacataaacgaACTATGTATTGttatttaatatacaaaattagacataagaataaacaaaattaaccaAAAGTCCAATGTTTTTGAAGgcaaagaaaaaccaaaaagtgTAAAATTACAGAAGCAgaacaatatgtatatttatgtcCAACAATGTTGCTCATTTAGCGGAATACtcatacataaaataaaaataaaatcaaaaaccgTCTATCTTACAAAACTCAAGTTTTCAGTAgagtaaaaacataatttttattttaaatttataccacCGATGTGGGCTTATATATGAATATAGGCCACACCTTATGGAAAGATAATAATCGATATCGATTAGGGTGGAACACCCAAGACAACAGGTGCGGCAGACCCCGTCATACATTGTACGTCACACCCTATGGAAAGATAATAGCGATATCGGTAAGATCGTATTAGGTTGGAACAGCCAAGGCAACAAAAGGCGAGGCAGACCCCGTAATACTTGGCACAGTCTGATATGAATTAGCCGAAAATAATATACCATAGCAACAAGTTAAGAATATGGCGAATGACAGAATTCGATAGAGAAACTGGCTACCAcgaggagtaaataaaaagtacatattaataaaaaaaaaaaacatttttgtgaaaaaataaaaatgttcaagatAGGATTAATCGCGTCGTTCGACTAGACTAGCCAACCGTCCAGTTTTCgtcgggacagaccagttttagagtcgaatgtcccgtgtcccggcgatactctgaacgggacgccatttgtcccgttaaaaaaacataactttttcatcaactaccacaaaaaatataaaaaaaatcgagaatTTAAAATCGTATAGTAAAGGAGaagaaaatgtttccaaattaATTGAGAAATTTGTTGCCTGTGATCAAGATTCGGAAGTACAGAAAGACgagcaaatcaaattttgttgcataataaaaaagaatatttattcatcaggagctccacaaatcttgctcccttttgaaaaagtttaatgTTTGTTACATattccatgcaaaatgtgttttagAATAAGTGTAAAAAATAcagccatttttacatgttccaactttggatgcgtgtaactttttatataacTGAAATGAtggagcaaaattaaaaaaaataaacctaaataactcgacctaaaagtgataacctacatgtgtatgaatgttttttgtaggactctaggactatttatattttaaatatcagctcattcggataaaaaatgtgttttttttttaaagaaacacaAACTGAGAAGCGTTTTCAAGCAAAACGCTATATTTATTCGAAAAcaatttgattctgccccactgtgtgatCTTTTCATGatgtcccgttttggaaatttcaaaaggtggcaagttTACGTTCGACTGTGGTTCCTGGTTTTatctttacaaaattaaaattttttttttgattctgaaatattttgttagcCCTGGAAATGTTTTGTAgtcaaaaatccaaatttttacGATGTTGTAGAGAAGCAATATTTTACTACAACTATAAAAATTACGCTATGCTATTTGCTttttgatttggcaaaacacatttttggtaatttttatttgaatttttaacaataaaaaaaaaaaaaactattctaTGAAATTCTGCACCCCGtatcatatttaattttataattaagtttCTAATCAAGCGACACATTTTAAATGTGAGCTCATTTTtgcttaataaattaatttttaatgaggTTCAAGACATGTTAGTAATTGAATGAGTTTCAATAGGAAAATAAATTTCTGGAAATGTGACACTtgtattacaataataaaaGCTCTGTGTTCGTATACAAATttagtaaatgaaataaaataggagaaaaatgtaaacaaacaaaaatttaagtagaaatttgAGACTAGGCTAGGCTAGGTCATACATAAATAGACATAGATTGGAAACTctactgtcaaagacctaactcagttgtcaaaaatctaagtggagagaatgtattagtaaaaaaatactatgtgaaaacaaaaataacactcGTTTGTGTAATTTgagtaattttattgtttcagttttttttttctagtttccgctctatgtgtattttttctataaaaaaattaaaataaaaaaaaactactaaattTACCAATGTATctaataaaataactttttacatattctttgaaattatattaaaaattattcatctattaaatttattttcttaaaatttaacagTAATTCTTTTCATTTACCACTAAGTACTTACTTGCTATGGTTAAACATTAAATCAGATAGTCGTTTTGTAAAATAAAGTTTCTATTGCTTAGTGGCACaaagtaaaaatgtataaaaactgTAAATACTCGTTTTATTCTATATTAATCAATtgatttggtttttattttttttatcacagTTGAGTAATTGTTGTACAATATttcctttattatttatatgtgtTACAAggcaatttcattaaaaacaattaacagaacattaatttattcaaaataaaccTTTGAACAAATAGAGATTAATTATTAATTCTGATTAACgtagaacaaattaaaataattattttttactttttttctagcGGTTATTTGACGATTGATGAccggaaattttaataataaaaaaaatgtaaaacgtTTAATAtcactttatattatttttgcgttttgtttttctctcttttatttattttaattaattaaaatatttaaatcacgTGAATTTAAAGATTTTCGCACGATCTTTAAAGTTCTACCAAACAATACAACGTTtagcaaataaatgaatttaatttaacatttttttgtgctacaaaaatattgtttaaagtgtattaaatggaaaacaaaaaatgttcttaTCTATATGATGTCTAGTTACTTTTACCAATTCAAATGTTTATAACGTCATTTAGTAAATTATCAAAAGCCGTTAAGTCTTTATGAAGTGTTATTAtcagaaaacatttatttcattttctgagTTTTGTCGTATCAAGttcagttgatttttatttaacacaattaTATTTCCATTTCATGTCATTATGTGAAGTACATTGTGTTTAATCCTAGAAATGTGAGTGAGCTGTTTCGTTTAGTTATTTTTGccaatttgataaaaatcgaaaattattaataattatgaTTTTATAATCAACGTCATCCATAAATAATTAAGTGTATGCGTTAATATGTATTGtatgttataaaaacaaagttgtTTCAATTGTGGTTTGCCATGAATAACATGAACTGGGGCACAAGTGTCACTCTAAAATTTACCTTGAacgtgtttaattttattttatctaaaTGATTTTTAAGATTATGTATTTATTCTCGAAATTGTAAAGAAATGTTTCAATAAATGTTTGAATGTATTATTGATATAGTAGTTAGTACCTATTGAAAGTTTTAAAAGAATCATTCCAATTGACACTTTacttaatttatacttaatatGTTAGATGCAGTTTGACAGTTAACCTACACTAAATTACATAtactatatgtatatatatataaaagacaaTAAGCCATAAATGACAAATAGAGAGGTAattgagagccaaaaacctacgACCTaactctgttgtcaaaaacctaattcatgagtaTGCAttgccatgtattttgttattgcatCATctatatgtgtgaaaagagggtaattttgacaaatttgttTCATTGACATTTAGCTCTCCTTTAGTCTGTTCGAGTCATCTGAAATAAATTCGCCTTAAGTAGTACTCGTATTAAACTTAATTACAAAGAGATTTTGCTATGAAAATTGTAGATGAAGTatctataaaaatcaaaattctcACACTGAGAGTGAAAATGTAACATTTCTAGCTAAAAATTCACTCTAAAGTAtttgtattagaaaataaaattagccagttttaaatattttagtccgaatttattttttgtggatTAAATTTGACAGCTGCTTGTCGTGAAGATCTccatttaaagtaaattttaatctcTATTCagaatttaaatgttttgtagttattagattttaaaaaaaattcattccctTGATTTTGTCTATTTAGGATCGTGtaaaaaagtatataatataataacacATATTCCTTATATACCCTGTACTTATCTGCTTCTATTATATAATATTTGACGCAGTCACCTTTCTCTCTTATCATATTTGCACGAGAATGTTATTGGGTTTTAAGCACTTATGAAAGAAATGGAATTTTGCTCACATACCGCTgagtaaataaaacttaaataaatacatatttttatactctacaccatgagtgatcattccgtttgtaatatccaTTCATATTCAagattgaaatcaactttcgaaAGCCCCCAAATGACTTCATTCATGATTggtacatcaatatattcgTTTCACAAATGACCAACCAATTTTTTCCCCaaccttttttttataaatttttctttaatatttatccATCTGAAAATGGGCAAATTCGGTCAACAGAGTTATGGACAAAAATGTTAGacatcctttaaaaaaaaaattataattagcatttttttaatgtattgcTATGCTAAAAGGACAGGGTCTGTTGAATCAGTTACCTTTGTATGTGGGCTAGGTgatattatggaccgatatggcccattttcaataccaaacaaaccttatcaacggatatttgtggaaaatttcagcctaCTAGGCTCCTTTcgttgggccctatcgtgtttttaactacaaatatttcgatgtgttacaaacggtatgacaaaatcaatataacaTCTATTTTGATAGTGGGTACAACAAACCAGGTGCTATTTTCAGCTGAGCCGAATATTAtccattataaaaaatataaatcaagaaatagattttttttgttaatctatAAAGgttattttcagattttttttaaaaaagtcggaTTAACAAATACTTTTCTCGAAATTATCACAcagatttttctgattttcgaTACCAAAATGTCTGGAGGTTCTATAAAATCATGtcttatgtttaaaaaaatattggataaGCTAATTAGATAATCTTTGGATTTAGTAACCAGTGAAAGAATATAATTCATTATTCATAACCTAACACAattgtaatttaaacaaataaaacagaaataaaagtACTCTTATCTTAATATTTAGCCATTTCTTTGCTTGTCATTTCGTATCATATCATATCATTTTCAATATCATTTTATAACACTGCAATAATTATTACTCAAATTCTTATCAATGCTATTATTGATGGTTTCAATTAAATGTCATTATAACGTCTAATAATTATCGTCTagattaatttatatacaatattattttattacccaaaaaaaaaaaacaacttcataaataaatcaatgtataaagtaattttaaaattcatttgattTAATCAATCATGGGTTCTATTAATTACTATAAATGGTAATTAATCCATACTCAttgtatattataaaaataattggagaaatttaattcaattgataaattataaatatgtatttcaggGTTGTGGTTTATAATTGCAAAATGTGTATACTTTtagtgaaataaatatatttaaaatattgctaaaaaaaaataactaaaaatttaactGTAAACTCTCCTGtcgaagacctaactcagttatcaaaaaccgaagtggtgagaatgtattagtaattaAACTACgccagtaagcaccaaagccccaaaaattcaagcacttgaacatgttgttggaatttgacttgaatgcaaatgtaattatactttagacatgaaaaatatttgaaaatttatttatttttcaaacaaaaacatatggcataaatttatgtttcctttttactggagaatgctattgaaataaagtgtaatacaactgtaattcaattgcttgactataattcaaggcttgaattacacttgctttcaacttgaattccagtaaaaatgcttattgggcgtgaacacaaaaacgaaactttatgtgtgattattttagtaatgtccaaacaaaaaaaaatactcaaaataatacaatttcaacACTTAGGTTTTTTATAACTGAGTTAGGTGTTTGGAGAGTCAGGTTCAGCttgtttgaaatatatttcaattcaagaTAGAAGTGTTTTGAGTTTCAAATTTGTTAATGGTTATTGGGATACGATAAAATAAGACAATAAGGGTTTTTTATTGCACACAACtctttgtgtaaaatttatttatttttatcatcataaaattgcacaaatataataaaagaccTTTGtactcaacaaaaaaaaagtgtataattttattatccaatgccttttaaattaaattcgaaagaaaagataaaaaatacaaatagttttggacaataaaaatatacaaagatAATATATAAACCTCTataataatgtttataaaaatataaaaattatgattaaGATTAATCCAATATAGACTCTTCGGAAGGTATTGAATCCACCGACAATTTTGACACACTACTCATATCTAATGGATTATATACGTTAAAATTAACCACACGAGAACTATTAATATTCTGCACTGGACGAGCATTGCGAACAATACGAGTTTTATCATTTAAACTCAAGATTTGGCGAAATTCATTTAGTTGTCGTTCACTAATGGCCAAAGGTTCGGGAAATATAAACCACTCACAGCCCTGATAGCAAGGAGGTTCGGTTATAGAACCGCCATAACTATAAAAACCAGAACGAAATGGATGACACAAATATGACAGAGGAAATGGTGGAATAACAATTTTTGAGCCAGCTTTTTGAATGCGATGAAGATTTTGTATAAGGGGATCCAAATAAGGATTGTGACCAGagatctattaaaaaaaagttaaattttgtaaataaaattatgaaggACAAAATTACAATTACCTCATAAAAATAGGCCACCATTAGTAAATCATAACTAGAGACACAATCTACATTCGGTCCAGTACGATGCATGGCTTGCAATTCTAAAGGAAATTTTTGATAGTTAATCATATGCTCGGAGCCCTTGCTGTTCAACAGACTCCAACGGAAACAAATTTGCACAAAGGTATAACTGGCCAAAAGATCAGCACCACTTAAAGTGGGTGTATTACCCGAATAAGTTGCTCGTACAATAACTAATATAAAACAATAGATAAGCTAAAAATcgtaacaaatatacatatattacacACCCGTATGACCAGTGTTCTCCAACATAACACTACAGGGCAAATCATCATAATGATTCCAAGTTAAGAGTTCGCGTATGGGAAATTTCTGTGTATAATTATCTCTAATATTTATGGGCGATTGATTTTCACCCGCACAAGTCCAAGTATGAGgacctacaaaaaaaataattaattaacctCAAAATACACACTTCATGTTATGGTAATTGAAACACACCTCTTTCCACGCCATAATCCACACTATTTCTTAGCGAACATATGGTATTTTCAGAACATCCCGGTGTTGAACTCAGACCAAATCTTCTAGCAGTTACATTACTTAAGTCACAAATTAATTTCGCCGTATGAACATTGCATATTATTGCCACAGCTAGTAAAACACTAAATAGAAATATAACTATGGGATAATCCATGGCCGCGACTAGGCCATTGTAGATTATACGAAATATACAGTTCATGAAGGAGCACAGAGAACACTCTACCATTTAcagatatttttgtaataactttttgtaaattatttagcttttagaaaaataaattttagatatttttgtttaaaaaattttcttttgtttgaaggCAATTCAAAATCTGAAAAGTTTTTCTAATTCAGTTGacaatttacacaaaatatgAAATCAGCAGGGattgtaaaataaaagttcaaaatatcTAGTCGTATTCGTATATCATTAGCTTATAAGCTAACGATATACGAGTAGTaacagacatatgatttgttgtatttttgtttggcaAATCGGAGTATCTCGTCCctatttataaatatgtgtaATCATTTGACATGATTAATTTTTAGATCTTTAGACtaaataaaagttaaacttGTTTACctaaatcaaaatctaaaaaaaaaacatgattctATATTCAATTCCAAAGTACAGTGTTGCGTGATGTTTCTTCGATGaacatttaatttatatggtttttgtttttatcaaaaataataatacaatttcaaaaaaagtgcaaaaataacatgaaagaTAAACGCTTGAACTATTGTGGGCAGAAAGTGTGTACT belongs to Calliphora vicina chromosome 4, idCalVici1.1, whole genome shotgun sequence and includes:
- the CAH3 gene encoding carbonic anhydrase 2 isoform X1 yields the protein MPVQSPIEISNRVIEHIDDIDPLEYHGHWEPVGVARVVNTGTSAMVTFSKRKEQPYILHGCLGDQKYVFEQLHFHWADTDESGCEHTLEGIKYSMEAHAVHYNAKYKDFSEAKNKPDGLAVAAFFIQACGEKDCPEFKKITEGIRIVQKIHTTASVDSGIDCLSWMGLQELSKHYYTYKGSLTTAPYFESVTWIIYRTPIYVSKGQVQVFRNLQSCPKDETKKIVNNYREIQKPNKNPEIIFARNAKPKSKL
- the CAH3 gene encoding carbonic anhydrase 2 isoform X2; amino-acid sequence: MPVQSPIEISNRVIEHIDDIDPLEYHGHWEPVGVARVVNTGTSAMVTFSKRKEQPYILHGCLGDQKYVFEQLHFHWADTDESGCEHTLEGIKYSMEAHAVHYNAKYKDFSEAKNKPDGLAVAAFFIQACGEKDCPEFKKITEGIRIVQKIHTTASVDSDCLSWMGLQELSKHYYTYKGSLTTAPYFESVTWIIYRTPIYVSKGQVQVFRNLQSCPKDETKKIVNNYREIQKPNKNPEIIFARNAKPKSKL
- the LOC135958792 gene encoding carbonic anhydrase 1-like, which gives rise to MVECSLCSFMNCIFRIIYNGLVAAMDYPIVIFLFSVLLAVAIICNVHTAKLICDLSNVTARRFGLSSTPGCSENTICSLRNSVDYGVERGPHTWTCAGENQSPINIRDNYTQKFPIRELLTWNHYDDLPCSVMLENTGHTVIVRATYSGNTPTLSGADLLASYTFVQICFRWSLLNSKGSEHMINYQKFPLELQAMHRTGPNVDCVSSYDLLMVAYFYEISGHNPYLDPLIQNLHRIQKAGSKIVIPPFPLSYLCHPFRSGFYSYGGSITEPPCYQGCEWFIFPEPLAISERQLNEFRQILSLNDKTRIVRNARPVQNINSSRVVNFNVYNPLDMSSVSKLSVDSIPSEESILD